Proteins encoded within one genomic window of Spirochaeta cellobiosiphila DSM 17781:
- a CDS encoding LysM peptidoglycan-binding domain-containing protein has translation MGRYIFWRKIVILIFVITQATSLFADVYRRNPEDYFIQNQTKPLSLQGIDHPRTVKYLNKYGQGEGLEWVKRALKRAEPLLPFIQEEVEKNGIPPEVTYLPVIESAYRSIATSHAGAAGLWQFIPSTGTLFGLTINEWIDQRRDFYQATLSAMKTLKYNYAHTGDWLLALSAYNAGLGRIQRIIKENNSNDYWHLADIGALPIETRDYIPKLLAVSYIASHKMKYQIQPNWNTETNWTPIEVTKAIDLRILSEKSGASYKELKSLNSELSFHITPPIVKTYFLKVPKSYSSKINELLQNSTEMIPFNVYRIKSGDTLSEIADYYDITLGMLYQYNTGLNPRRLQLGQKILIPNLKDKPTYTGVIKSFASYKEVPGATYTVKAGDSLWSISQSRGISIEELRKINNLNTTNVIKIGWKLKVP, from the coding sequence ATGGGCCGGTATATATTTTGGCGAAAAATTGTAATTCTTATTTTTGTAATAACACAAGCTACTTCATTATTTGCTGATGTCTATAGACGCAATCCAGAAGACTACTTTATACAGAATCAAACGAAACCATTATCATTACAAGGGATCGATCATCCTCGAACTGTCAAATACCTAAATAAATACGGACAAGGTGAAGGATTAGAGTGGGTAAAAAGAGCTCTTAAGAGAGCAGAACCCCTATTACCATTTATTCAAGAAGAAGTCGAAAAAAATGGAATACCTCCCGAAGTGACCTATCTACCTGTTATAGAGTCAGCCTATAGAAGCATAGCAACTAGTCATGCAGGAGCGGCAGGTCTTTGGCAATTTATTCCATCAACAGGGACCCTCTTTGGTCTAACGATTAATGAATGGATTGACCAGAGAAGAGACTTCTATCAAGCTACTTTAAGCGCCATGAAAACTCTAAAATACAATTATGCTCATACAGGAGATTGGTTATTAGCATTATCGGCCTATAATGCTGGTTTAGGTAGAATCCAACGTATCATAAAAGAAAACAATAGCAATGATTATTGGCATCTAGCCGATATTGGTGCATTACCAATTGAGACCAGAGACTATATCCCTAAACTTTTAGCGGTATCCTACATTGCAAGCCATAAAATGAAATATCAAATACAACCAAACTGGAATACAGAAACGAACTGGACACCAATAGAAGTCACAAAAGCTATTGATTTACGTATTTTGTCGGAAAAATCAGGAGCCTCTTACAAGGAATTAAAGAGCTTAAACAGTGAGCTATCCTTTCATATAACTCCACCAATTGTTAAAACCTATTTCCTAAAAGTACCTAAGAGTTATTCCTCCAAAATCAATGAATTATTACAGAACTCAACAGAAATGATCCCCTTTAATGTATATAGAATAAAATCAGGTGATACTTTGAGCGAAATTGCCGATTATTATGACATAACTTTGGGGATGCTCTATCAATATAATACAGGTTTAAATCCTAGAAGATTGCAATTAGGGCAAAAAATCCTAATTCCTAATCTTAAAGACAAACCTACTTACACTGGTGTTATCAAAAGTTTTGCCTCTTATAAAGAGGTCCCAGGAGCAACATACACTGTTAAGGCAGGAGATTCTCTGTGGAGTATTTCTCAATCTCGGGGGATTTCTATAGAGGAACTAAGGAAAATAAATAATCTTAACACAACAAATGTTATAAAAATTGGTTGGAAGCTAAAAGTCCCTTAG